From the Leptospira sp. WS60.C2 genome, one window contains:
- the lexA gene encoding transcriptional repressor LexA, protein MKDLTEKQESVLQYISDTVREKGFPPTIREIGDQFGITAKGAYDHLKAIEKKGYIRTSKNQSRAIELLKGNADEALLVRASGIPLLGQVAAGNPILAEENIEEYIAVPDDLATKPGTFALKVKGDSMVEAGISDGDIAIIQKKDTARNGEIVVAMIDNEATLKVFYKEPDMIRLEPRNAKLKPIRTKKATIIGKLIGLYRIY, encoded by the coding sequence ATGAAAGACCTCACGGAAAAACAAGAATCGGTTTTACAATATATCTCGGACACAGTGCGAGAAAAGGGGTTTCCTCCTACCATCCGTGAGATTGGTGACCAGTTCGGAATCACTGCGAAAGGTGCATACGATCACCTCAAGGCGATTGAAAAGAAGGGATACATTCGCACTTCCAAAAACCAAAGCCGCGCGATTGAACTTTTGAAGGGAAATGCTGATGAAGCTCTTCTTGTCCGCGCATCCGGAATTCCTCTTCTTGGGCAAGTAGCTGCTGGAAATCCCATCCTTGCTGAGGAAAACATCGAAGAATACATCGCTGTCCCCGATGATTTGGCGACAAAACCAGGAACCTTTGCCTTAAAGGTGAAGGGTGATTCCATGGTAGAAGCTGGAATCAGCGATGGTGACATTGCCATCATCCAAAAAAAAGACACTGCCAGAAACGGAGAAATCGTGGTAGCTATGATCGATAACGAAGCCACACTCAAGGTTTTTTATAAAGAACCAGATATGATACGTCTGGAACCAAGAAATGCAAAACTCAAACCAATCCGCACGAAGAAAGCCACGATAATCGGAAAACTCATTGGTCTTTATCGCATTTACTGA